CGTCAAGCATTTCCCCGGTCATGGCGACACCAATGTCGATTCCCACCGCGACCTGCCCACCGTGAACAAGAGCCTGGCAGAATTGCAGGCGCTGGAACTCGCACCGTTCCAGACCGCAGTCAGCCGCAATGCGCCAGCGATGATGACGGCGCATATCGTCTATCCCGCACTGGATGCAGAAAACCCGGCTACCATGTCCAAACCTATATTGACTGGCCTGCTGCGCGATCAATGGAATTACCAGGGCGTAGTCATTACAGACGGCATGGACATGCATGCCATAGCAGGGCGCTATGGCGTAGGTAATGCCGCAGTGCGTGCCTTGCTGGCCGGTGCCGACATGGTCATGGCGCTAGGCACCACAGAGACGCAACTGGAAACCCTGAATGCCCTGACCGAAGTGATTTTGTCCGGTCAGATATCTCTGGCAGAAGTACAGCAAAAACTGCAACGCATGGCCGATCTGACCAAGACCTATCCCTGTATAGATACAGCCTACCAGACCGACATCGCAGACCGCATCCTCATGTCCAGCGCCTGGAAGCGCGGCCTGACTACCCAGGGCAATGCACAACCGCCCGTCAGAGGCAGCAAGCTGCGCCTCGTCATCAGCGCCGACGTTGTCAGTGATGGTGTTTCGGAAGCTGGCATACCTGCCGCAAAAGTCAGCGCCATGCTGGCGAGTTTGTATGATGTAGAGACGGTCACCTTTGCCAATGCTGACAGCTTTGACTGGTGTGCCATACCAGATGATGGCCGCTTCGTCGTGCTGGCATCTACTGTGCGCATACGCTATAGCAAACAG
This is a stretch of genomic DNA from Undibacterium sp. KW1. It encodes these proteins:
- a CDS encoding glycoside hydrolase family 3 protein codes for the protein MGTAAPGGNVAGASDDPELCRQVGAAVARGVKALGFNWNFAPVLDLNNNVDNPVISERSFGSDPKRASELALAWMDGSLAEGVACCVKHFPGHGDTNVDSHRDLPTVNKSLAELQALELAPFQTAVSRNAPAMMTAHIVYPALDAENPATMSKPILTGLLRDQWNYQGVVITDGMDMHAIAGRYGVGNAAVRALLAGADMVMALGTTETQLETLNALTEVILSGQISLAEVQQKLQRMADLTKTYPCIDTAYQTDIADRILMSSAWKRGLTTQGNAQPPVRGSKLRLVISADVVSDGVSEAGIPAAKVSAMLASLYDVETVTFANADSFDWCAIPDDGRFVVLASTVRIRYSKQVRDTWKPDLHLVLWNPFQMLDIQAPALITYGFAPPAIDAARAWFAEEVVASGQIPVAGFSTPAA